Proteins encoded by one window of Phycisphaerae bacterium:
- a CDS encoding DUF721 domain-containing protein, which produces MPSDRQLEWIARNGRWRANYRPIGELVAGVAKALAQSNSPKLKAIQAAWPEIVGTELADLSFPSALKGAIITVSVATPAAKFEIDQIYRSAVLDELRTRFGRGIHEIKCTLQTLPKQ; this is translated from the coding sequence ATGCCCAGCGATCGACAACTGGAGTGGATCGCCCGGAACGGCCGCTGGCGGGCCAACTATCGCCCCATCGGCGAGTTGGTCGCCGGTGTGGCCAAGGCTTTGGCCCAGTCCAACAGCCCCAAACTCAAAGCCATCCAAGCGGCCTGGCCCGAAATCGTCGGGACCGAACTGGCCGATCTTTCCTTCCCATCCGCCCTCAAAGGTGCTATAATTACGGTTTCGGTAGCGACGCCCGCGGCGAAGTTCGAGATCGACCAGATCTACCGCTCGGCCGTGCTCGACGAGCTTCGCACCCGGTTCGGCAGGGGCATTCATGAGATCAAATGCACCCTCCAGACGCTGCCCAAGCAGTAA
- the dnaN gene encoding DNA polymerase III subunit beta — MKVICNRNALADALSLLATVVSTRTTRPILQCLRLQTDDDGLTLLATDLELGLKCHIKEVEVEEHGQTVAPAAKLSAIVHQIEEQTVTLSLEEEHLAVTAPGAKFRLYTFDPDEYPPVAPRGDGQTFSATAGLMTTISQETIYAAAKETSRYAINGLHMEVKENKIVMVGTDGRRLARAAGILPAKAESEIACIIPGKAVAMIERLGPDPDVPLEVTVTENQVAFSTPQTLLISNLVEGRFPNYEAVIPRDNTTKVKVERNRLLSAVRRAALMTSKESHSIKMTVEPKLMTIEAKVPEQGEAVVELPVEGEGEPVTIAFNPEYLTDPLRVIGQDEIVLEFKSSTTPALLKAGPDFLYVLMPVTTS; from the coding sequence ATGAAGGTGATCTGTAATCGTAATGCGCTGGCCGACGCACTGTCTCTGCTTGCCACCGTGGTCAGTACGCGAACCACGCGGCCGATCCTCCAGTGTCTTCGATTGCAGACCGATGACGACGGCTTGACCCTTCTGGCCACGGACCTGGAACTGGGCCTCAAGTGCCACATCAAGGAGGTCGAGGTCGAGGAACACGGCCAGACCGTCGCTCCAGCCGCCAAGCTTTCGGCCATCGTCCATCAGATCGAGGAGCAGACCGTCACCCTCAGCCTCGAAGAGGAGCACCTGGCCGTCACGGCGCCCGGAGCCAAGTTCCGCCTGTACACTTTCGATCCCGATGAATATCCTCCGGTCGCTCCGCGAGGCGACGGGCAGACCTTCTCAGCCACCGCGGGCCTGATGACCACCATCTCCCAGGAAACGATCTACGCCGCGGCCAAGGAGACCAGCCGCTACGCGATCAACGGCCTGCACATGGAGGTCAAGGAGAACAAGATCGTGATGGTCGGAACCGACGGCCGGCGTCTGGCCCGGGCCGCCGGCATCCTGCCGGCCAAAGCGGAAAGCGAGATCGCCTGCATCATTCCCGGCAAGGCCGTCGCGATGATCGAGCGTCTCGGCCCCGATCCGGACGTCCCGCTGGAGGTCACGGTCACCGAAAATCAGGTCGCCTTCTCGACGCCGCAGACGCTGCTGATCTCGAATCTGGTCGAAGGGCGGTTTCCGAACTACGAAGCGGTCATCCCTCGCGACAACACGACCAAGGTCAAGGTCGAGCGCAACCGGCTCCTTTCGGCGGTGCGGCGGGCGGCTTTGATGACCTCCAAGGAATCGCACAGCATCAAGATGACCGTCGAGCCGAAGCTGATGACGATTGAGGCCAAGGTGCCCGAGCAGGGCGAGGCGGTCGTCGAGCTGCCGGTCGAAGGCGAAGGCGAACCGGTGACCATCGCGTTCAACCCGGAATACCTGACCGATCCGCTGCGGGTGATCGGCCAGGATGAGATCGTACTGGAGTTCAAGAGCTCGACCACGCCGGCCCTGTTGAAGGCCGGCCCCGATTTCCTCTACGTGCTCATGCCCGTGACCACGTCCTGA
- a CDS encoding TrpB-like pyridoxal phosphate-dependent enzyme, producing the protein MADKRIDLPADQMPRQWYNLAADLPSPMQPPITPDGKPLSPEMLAPVFPMNIIEQEVSTQRWIDIPEEVLGLLTRWHPTPLRRAVHLEEYLGTPARIYYKDESVSPPGSHKPNTAVAQAWYNKQFGIERLTTETGAGQWGSALAFACSLVGLECKVFMVRISFDQKPFRKIMMQTWGAKCVASPSSETNFGRKILQQMPDTPGSLGIAISEAIEAAVTDPTGKTRYSLGSVLNHVMLHQTIIGLEAKKQLKLAGEAKPDVVIGCAGGGSNFAGISFPFTADKINGADIEIYPCEPKACPTMTRGEFVYDHGDTACMTPLLAMHSLGHAFVPPAIHAGGLRYHGMAPLVCQAIVEGLMTPRAFDQLSSYEAALTWARTEGTICAPETSHAIACAIEEAKKAKEEGKAKVILFNYSGHGLMDLSGYDAYMSGKLTDYVLPEEDLRQSLKVVENLPKPAKVKTGKW; encoded by the coding sequence ATGGCGGACAAGAGGATCGATCTACCCGCGGACCAGATGCCGCGCCAATGGTACAACCTGGCCGCGGACCTTCCCAGCCCGATGCAGCCGCCGATCACCCCGGACGGCAAGCCGCTCTCGCCTGAGATGCTGGCTCCGGTGTTCCCGATGAACATCATCGAGCAGGAGGTGAGCACGCAGCGGTGGATCGATATTCCCGAGGAGGTGCTGGGTCTTCTGACGCGATGGCATCCCACGCCGCTGCGACGGGCGGTGCACCTGGAGGAGTATCTGGGTACGCCGGCGCGGATCTACTACAAGGATGAGAGCGTCAGCCCGCCGGGCAGTCACAAGCCGAACACCGCGGTCGCCCAGGCGTGGTACAACAAGCAGTTCGGGATCGAGCGGCTGACCACCGAGACGGGGGCGGGCCAGTGGGGCAGCGCCTTGGCGTTCGCCTGTTCGCTGGTCGGCTTGGAGTGCAAGGTCTTCATGGTGCGGATCAGTTTCGACCAGAAGCCGTTCCGCAAGATCATGATGCAGACGTGGGGGGCCAAGTGCGTGGCCAGCCCGAGCAGCGAGACGAACTTCGGCCGCAAGATTCTCCAACAGATGCCCGACACGCCGGGCAGCCTGGGGATCGCGATCAGCGAGGCGATCGAAGCCGCGGTCACCGACCCGACGGGCAAAACCCGCTACTCGCTGGGCAGCGTGCTGAACCACGTGATGCTGCACCAGACGATCATCGGCCTGGAGGCCAAGAAGCAGCTCAAACTGGCCGGCGAGGCCAAGCCGGACGTGGTCATCGGCTGCGCGGGCGGCGGCAGCAATTTCGCGGGCATCTCGTTCCCGTTCACCGCGGACAAGATCAACGGCGCGGACATCGAGATCTACCCGTGCGAGCCGAAGGCGTGCCCGACCATGACCCGGGGCGAGTTCGTCTACGACCACGGCGACACCGCGTGCATGACCCCGCTGCTGGCGATGCACTCGCTGGGTCACGCGTTCGTGCCGCCGGCGATCCACGCGGGCGGCCTGCGCTATCACGGCATGGCCCCGCTGGTCTGCCAGGCGATCGTGGAAGGGCTCATGACGCCGCGGGCGTTCGACCAGTTGAGCTCGTACGAGGCGGCCCTGACCTGGGCGAGGACCGAAGGCACGATCTGCGCCCCGGAGACGAGCCACGCCATCGCCTGCGCGATCGAGGAGGCCAAAAAGGCCAAGGAAGAAGGCAAGGCCAAGGTGATCCTGTTCAACTACAGCGGCCACGGCCTGATGGACCTTTCGGGTTACGACGCGTACATGTCGGGCAAGCTGACCGACTACGTGCTTCCCGAAGAGGACCTGCGCCAGTCGCTGAAGGTGGTGGAGAACCTGCCCAAGCCGGCGAAGGTCAAGACGGGAAAGTGGTAA
- the dnaA gene encoding chromosomal replication initiator protein DnaA, giving the protein MNLERSWQEMLAFLRLNNSDLVRGWFSQLRISDFDRGHIAISPITPTQYVYLQNHCTEAFVQAAQSVTGRLMAVTFSPPASMPEDRYGFGAIEQLSLNEEYTFENFVTGPCNKLAHAASVAVAREPGKRYNPLFLYGNVGLGKSHLLQAVCHEVKGKQPDVNLLYISCETFINHFIEAVELGVVQEFRHRYRNVDILAIDDVQYLANKDSSQEEFFHTFNSLYQAQKQIILSSDRPPNEIETLTERLISRFSWGLVAGIDRPCYETRMAIIRKKARIKGVAIPEEVVSFLARSIESNTRELEGAITKLQGLAMLGDGRISMDMAQQVIPGRRNGAKELAIEQIVEAVTSHFNVKVTELQSKRRNKTLALPRQVCMFLARQLTRRSLEEIGGYFGGRDHSTVLHATKTIRKQIDDDPSLRATVEDITRALTGRANYLT; this is encoded by the coding sequence GTGAATCTCGAACGGTCCTGGCAGGAAATGCTGGCCTTCCTGCGCCTCAATAACAGCGACCTGGTTCGCGGATGGTTCTCGCAACTGCGGATCAGCGACTTCGACCGCGGCCACATCGCCATCTCCCCAATCACGCCGACCCAGTACGTCTACCTCCAGAACCACTGCACCGAGGCGTTCGTCCAGGCCGCCCAGTCGGTCACCGGCCGCCTCATGGCGGTGACGTTCAGCCCGCCCGCGTCAATGCCCGAGGATCGTTACGGTTTCGGGGCAATCGAACAGCTCAGCCTCAACGAGGAGTACACGTTCGAGAACTTCGTCACCGGGCCCTGCAACAAGCTGGCCCACGCCGCCAGCGTCGCGGTCGCCCGCGAACCGGGCAAGCGCTACAACCCGCTGTTCCTCTACGGCAACGTCGGCCTCGGCAAATCGCACCTGCTCCAAGCCGTCTGCCATGAGGTCAAGGGCAAGCAGCCGGACGTCAATCTGCTTTATATTTCCTGCGAAACGTTCATCAATCACTTCATCGAGGCGGTCGAACTCGGCGTCGTGCAGGAATTCCGCCACCGCTACCGCAACGTCGACATCCTCGCCATCGACGACGTGCAGTACCTGGCCAACAAGGACTCCTCGCAGGAGGAGTTTTTCCACACGTTCAACAGCCTTTACCAGGCCCAGAAGCAGATCATCCTCTCGTCCGACCGGCCGCCGAACGAGATCGAGACGTTGACCGAACGGTTGATCAGCCGGTTCAGTTGGGGACTGGTCGCCGGTATCGACCGGCCGTGCTACGAGACCCGCATGGCCATCATCCGCAAGAAGGCCAGGATCAAGGGCGTCGCGATCCCCGAAGAGGTGGTCAGCTTTCTGGCCCGGTCGATCGAGTCGAACACTCGCGAGCTCGAGGGCGCCATCACCAAGCTCCAGGGCCTGGCGATGCTCGGCGACGGCCGGATCAGCATGGACATGGCCCAGCAGGTGATCCCCGGCCGGCGCAACGGGGCCAAGGAGCTTGCGATCGAGCAGATCGTCGAGGCGGTGACTTCGCATTTCAACGTCAAGGTCACCGAGCTTCAGTCCAAGCGGCGCAACAAGACGCTGGCGCTGCCGCGGCAGGTGTGCATGTTTTTGGCCCGGCAGCTCACCCGCCGTTCGCTCGAGGAGATCGGCGGCTACTTCGGCGGCCGCGACCACTCGACCGTCCTGCACGCCACCAAGACGATCCGCAAGCAGATCGACGACGACCCTTCGCTCCGCGCCACGGTCGAAGACATCACCCGCGCCCTGACCGGCAGGGCCAATTATCTCACATGA